The proteins below are encoded in one region of Girardinichthys multiradiatus isolate DD_20200921_A chromosome 19, DD_fGirMul_XY1, whole genome shotgun sequence:
- the LOC124855715 gene encoding phospholipase A and acyltransferase 4-like yields MAPTLFDIDAKPGDLIEIFCGMYHHWAVFIGGNEVVHLIPSTHGGGDLCELFTFLDSSKVTVRRQKILEVVGSNRFRVNNLLDDECQPREPGIIVSEARKMVGQERLYNAATHNSEHFVTELRYGKPESRQVQTAAVIGGVATAGVAIAVVGAALFSAFRKNKDK; encoded by the exons ATGGCTCCAACACTG TTTGACATTGATGCAAAGCCAGGGGATCTGATTGAAATCTTTTGTGGGATGTATCACCACTGGGCTGTTTTCATCGGAGGAAATGAAGTAGTTCATTTAATTCCTTCAA CACATGGAGGAGGTGATCTGTGTGAGTTGTTCACCTTCCTTGACAGCAGCAAAGTTACGGTGAGGCGTCAGAAGATCTTGGAAGTGGTTGGGTCGAATCGTTTCCGTGTCAACAACCTACTGGATGATGAGTGCCAGCCTCGTGAGCCCGGCATCATTGTCAGCGAAGCTCGGAAGATGGTCGGACAGGAGCGACTGTACAATGCTGCCACTCATAACAGTGAACACTTTGTCACAGAGCTTCGATATGGCAAACCAGAATCACGACAG GTTCAAACTGCAGCTGTGATCGGAGGTGTTGCCACTGCTGGGGTAGCAATAGCAGTTGTGGgtgctgctttgttttctgccttccgcaaaaataaagataaataa